The Buchnera aphidicola (Brachycaudus cardui) genomic sequence TATAATTTACTATTCTCATAGTAAATATCTTTAATTGAAGGATGTCGAGCAGATTGACGAGCTATCATATCACATCTTTCGTTTTCTTTATGACCAATATGTGCTTTGACCCAAATCCAATTAACAGTATGATTTTTTAAAGCATTATTTATACGTAGCCATAAATCTATGTTTTTTATAAGTTTTTTTTTATTATTTTTCCATTCTTGTCGTTTCCAAATAGGCATCCAATCAATAATTCCTTTTTTAACATATAGACTATCAGTTGTAACTTCTACTATACAGGATTGATTAAGAAATTCTAATCCTGAAATTACAGCCATTAATTCCATCCTATTATTAGTTGTCAAATAAAAACCTGAGGTTAATATTTTTTCATGAAATTTATAACGTAAAATTGTACTATATCCTCCAGCACCAGGATTACCTAAACAGGAACCGTCTGTAAACATTTTAACTATTTTAAACATGATGATAAAACTTCCAAAATGATTTTAAAAAAATTATGATTAATACAAAAAGAACAGTTATATTAGATACTGAAACAACTGGTATTAGCTCAATAGGTCCTCCTCATATAAACCATAGAGTTATAGAAATTGGCGCTGTTGAAATGATCGAGCGTCGTTTTACAGGTAATAATTTTCATGTTTACCTTCAACCTAATAGATCAATAGAATCTGGAGCGTTTAAAGTTCATGGGATTACAAATGATTTTTTATTGGATAAACCTATTTTTAAAGATATAGCTAATAAATTTTTAAATTATATTAAAAATTCTGAAATAGTCATTCATAATGCTCCATTTGATTTAGGATTTATAAATCAAGAATTTCAAATGCTAAATAAAAATATAAAAAAAATTGATATTTTATGTCCTATAATTGATACATTAAAAATTGCTCGAAAATTATTTCCCGGTAAAAAAAATACATTAGATGCTCTTTGTTCACGTTATAAAATAAATAAATCTCATAGAAATTTACATAGTGCTATTATTGATGCTTTACTCTTAGGTAAAGTATATCTTTTAATGACGAGTCGTCAAGAATCTCTAAGTTTTTATAATACAATTAATAGTGAAGAATTACCTCAAAAATTAAATAATTTCATCAGATGTAATAAATATTCTTTAAAAATATTGCATCCTTCAAAAGAAGAATTAGATCTACATGAAAAATATTTAAAATACATGAGAAAGAAAAACAAATGTTTATGGAATTAATTTTTTAATAAATGTACAAAAGATTATTGACTGAATTTCTAAAATATGTAAAATAGAAGGATACTACTAATAAGGTGCGGTAGTTCAGTTGGTTAGAATATCGGCCTGTCACGCCGAGGGTCGCGGGTTCGAATCCCGTCCGCACCGAAAAAATATAATATTTTAAAAAATGTATATTTTAAAAGTAAAATCATAAAATTTTTAAACAAATAAAATTATGTATAAAAAAATAATTTATTCTGAATTAAATACTGCATCAAAAATATTACAAACTTTTTTAAATGATGATATCCAAATAAATAATATTCAAAAATCTGCTATTTTAATTTCAGAAGCCTTCAAAAATGGTAAAAAAGTAATATCATGTGGTAATGGAGGTTCAAATTGTGATGCAGTACATTTTGCAGAAGAGCTAACTAGTTTATATAGAGAAAAAAGATGTGGATATCCTGCTATATCTATTTCTGATACTAGTTATATTTCTGCTGTAGGAAATGATTTTGGATATGATCAAGTATTTTCTCGATATATTGAAAGTATTGGATGCTCAAATGATATACTATTAGCAATTTCTACTTCTGGAAATTCTGTTAATATAATAAAAGCGATTAAAACAGCTCAAAAAAAAAATATAAAAGTTATTGTTTTAACAGGCAATAATGGCGGAAAAATTCAAGGAATGTCTGACATAGAAATTTGTATTCCTTACTATGGATATTCAGATCGAATACAAGAAATGCATATTAAAATTATTCACATATTAATATTAATTATTGAAAAAGAAATGCATAAATCATCAAAAAATATTTCTCTTAAATAAAATTTACTTTGCTTAAAATCCTGTAATAAATAAAACTTATTTCCACTTTTCTAATAAATACTATTTTATAGTTTCGGAATTTTTTTTATGAGTGAGAAATACATTGTTACCTGGGATATGTTGCAAATTCATACGAGAAAATTAGCTAACCGATTACTTCAAAGACATTCTTGGAATGGAATAATTGCTGTAAGTCGAGGAGGTCTTGTTCCATCAGCTTTATTATCAAGAGAACTCGGAATCCGATGCGTTGATACTGTGTGTATTTCAAGTTATAATTATAATTACTTAAAGAAAAAAAGAAAAGTAATTAAAAAAGCAGAAGGAAATGGAGAACAGGTTATTGTTATAGATGATTTAGTAGATACGGGCGGTACTGCTAAAATTATTAGAAATTTATATCCAAAAGCATATTTTGTAACTATTTTTGCCAAGCCTATGGGTCGTTTATTAGTTGATGACTATGTTATAGATATACCCCAAAATGTATGGATCGAACAACCGTGGGATATGTCAATATCTTATATTCCTCCTCTAGTTCAAGAGTACAAAATCAAAAATAATATCTTAATTAAAAAATAATATTATATTGCTTAATAAACTTTATTTATACAATTCATTTCTCAAAAATAAAATAAAAAAATATTTTTTTATAAAATAAACATGTACTAAAAAAGGATATTTTTATGATAAATAAAGATGAAAAACTAGCAGAAAAAGAGATAAACATAAATGAAAAATATGAAAAGAATAAGTTAATAAATGAAAATTTAATTAAATCTTTAGAAAATAAATTAAGAGAATCTGAAAAAGAAATATTAGAAAAAGAAATTAACATTGAAAAAGAAATGATAACTATTTTTAGTCGATCGCATAAAGAAATTGAAAAATATAGAAAATTTTCTTTAGAACAGTTGCTTTCTGAACTTCTTCCTATCTCTGATAGTATAGAGCGTGCATTGAGTTTAATAGATGAGGATAAATCAAACAAAATTTTTATAGAAATTAAAGATAATATAACAAATATTTTTGATTTATTAAAAGAATTTTTTCTCTTATTTCATGTAAAAAAAATAGATTCTTTCAATGTACCATTTGATCCATCTATTCATCAAGCTATGTCAATTAAATATAGCAATGAAATCGAACCTAATCAAGTAGTGACAATTATGCAGCCTGGTTATATTCTTCATGAATGCCGTTTATTACGACCAGCTATGGTAATAGTTTCTAATAAAAAAATATAAAACAACAATTTTTAGATTTAATAATATTAAAATTATACTTCATTATTAAATCTAAAACTAAAATTTTTTTATTTTTTAAATCTTAATATAACTACTTTTTATGTATGTTTGATTTTTTTAAAAAATATATATTTTTTCGTCTTCGTTCTTTTGGATCAATTATTAAATTTCTATAAATTTCAATTCGATCTCCATCTTTTATAAGTGATTTTAAATGTACTAATTTATTATAAATTCCCACATGAAGACTATATAATGATGAATTTTCTATTATATATAATATATTTGATGCTAAGATAGTATCTTTTACAGTTGCACCTAATTCAATATTAACTTCATGAATATATTGTATATCTGGTAAAGCATATACAACTGTTGCTTGAATAATTTTCATATTTTTAATAAATATTTTTTTCATCTTATTTTTTTAATGAGTTTCATTATGTCATATAAAAAAACATCTCATATAAAATCATCAAAAATTGTTATTAACAAAAAAGCTTATCATAATTTTTTTATAGAAAAAGTATTTCAATCAGGTCTTGTTTTAGAAGGTTGGGAAGTAAAATCTCTTAGAGAAGGAAAAGTTAATATTTCAGAAAGTTATATTATTAGTTATATGAATGAAATGTATCTTTATAATTCTCTAATTCAACCTTTATATATGTCTTCAAGTCATATTTCTTGTAATCCTATACGAAAAAGAAAATTATTATTACATAAACATGAAATTGATCTTTTATCTGCGAAAAAAAAAAATATAGGCTATACATTAATTTCATTATCTTTGTTTTGGAAGCAATCTTGGTGTAAATTAGAATTTGGCTTAGCAAAAGGTAAAACTTTAAAAGATAAAAGAGTAGATAAAAAAAATAAAGAATGGCAAAAAGAAAAACTAAAAATACTTAAAAAAACTAATGTGATAATATAAAAAATATTTTATGATATATAGAAAAGATAAAAATTGGATGAAAGTTGCTTTAAAATATGCATATTATGCTCAAGAGAAAGGTGAAGTTCCTATAGGTGCAGTATTAATTTTTCAAGAACGTATTATTGGCGTGGGATGGAACAGTTCTATTAGTGAAAATGATCCTACTGCACATGCAGAAATTATGGCTTTGCGTGCTGCTGGAAAAAAAATAAAAAATTATCGATTTATAAATAGTACACTGTATGTTACTTTGCAGCCATGTATTATGTGCTGTGGAGCTATTATAAATAGTCGTATAAAGCGTTTAGTATTCGGTGCTCAATGTAATAAATTAGATAATAAGTGTTCTTTAAAAGATATTTTCTTACATTCTGAACAAGATTATAAATTAACGATTAAAAAAAATATTATGAAAAATGAGTGTTCTGATATTTTGTTAAAATTTTTTCAAAAAAAAAGATCACTGATGCTTTAATATTGAGCGATATTAAGATTCTAAAATCACTAAAGCATGCGCATATAATTTTTGATCAGAAATGCTTACGTGTATAAATTTACAATTAATTTCCTTAGCTTTTTGTAAAGATTGTTTTAAAAAACGCAATTTTGGTTTACCAAATTGATTGTTGTAAAATTCTAATTGATTAAATGTTACTCCATAATTAATACCTGTTCCTAATGCTTTAGATGCTGCTTCTTTACCTGCAAATTTTTTTGCTAAAAAATAAATAGGATTTTTACTAAAAATATATTCATTCCATTCTATTTTAGATAAAATTCTTTTAGCAAATTCATCGCCATAATAAGAAAAAATATTTTTAATGCGCAAAATTTCTATAATATCTGTTCCTACACCTACAATCGACATTGTATAAATAAATCCTTTATTGAGTTCTAATTATTTTTTAAAATTAGTTAAATATTTTAACTTTTAACTAATTTTAAAAAATTAGTGATTATTTTAAATGAATATCATTTTTTTATTTAGAAGTATCTTTTTTAACCCATAAAAGAAGATGAATTTTTTTATGTAATTCTTTTTCTATTTTATAGCGTGAGATTATACTAATTTTTTTTATTTTTTCTCCATTATGACCAATAATA encodes the following:
- the rnhA gene encoding ribonuclease HI, whose amino-acid sequence is MFKIVKMFTDGSCLGNPGAGGYSTILRYKFHEKILTSGFYLTTNNRMELMAVISGLEFLNQSCIVEVTTDSLYVKKGIIDWMPIWKRQEWKNNKKKLIKNIDLWLRINNALKNHTVNWIWVKAHIGHKENERCDMIARQSARHPSIKDIYYENSKL
- the dnaQ gene encoding DNA polymerase III subunit epsilon gives rise to the protein MNTKRTVILDTETTGISSIGPPHINHRVIEIGAVEMIERRFTGNNFHVYLQPNRSIESGAFKVHGITNDFLLDKPIFKDIANKFLNYIKNSEIVIHNAPFDLGFINQEFQMLNKNIKKIDILCPIIDTLKIARKLFPGKKNTLDALCSRYKINKSHRNLHSAIIDALLLGKVYLLMTSRQESLSFYNTINSEELPQKLNNFIRCNKYSLKILHPSKEELDLHEKYLKYMRKKNKCLWN
- the lpcA gene encoding D-sedoheptulose 7-phosphate isomerase — encoded protein: MYKKIIYSELNTASKILQTFLNDDIQINNIQKSAILISEAFKNGKKVISCGNGGSNCDAVHFAEELTSLYREKRCGYPAISISDTSYISAVGNDFGYDQVFSRYIESIGCSNDILLAISTSGNSVNIIKAIKTAQKKNIKVIVLTGNNGGKIQGMSDIEICIPYYGYSDRIQEMHIKIIHILILIIEKEMHKSSKNISLK
- the gpt gene encoding xanthine phosphoribosyltransferase — encoded protein: MSEKYIVTWDMLQIHTRKLANRLLQRHSWNGIIAVSRGGLVPSALLSRELGIRCVDTVCISSYNYNYLKKKRKVIKKAEGNGEQVIVIDDLVDTGGTAKIIRNLYPKAYFVTIFAKPMGRLLVDDYVIDIPQNVWIEQPWDMSISYIPPLVQEYKIKNNILIKK
- a CDS encoding nucleotide exchange factor GrpE — its product is MINKDEKLAEKEININEKYEKNKLINENLIKSLENKLRESEKEILEKEINIEKEMITIFSRSHKEIEKYRKFSLEQLLSELLPISDSIERALSLIDEDKSNKIFIEIKDNITNIFDLLKEFFLLFHVKKIDSFNVPFDPSIHQAMSIKYSNEIEPNQVVTIMQPGYILHECRLLRPAMVIVSNKKI
- a CDS encoding RnfH family protein, with product MKIIQATVVYALPDIQYIHEVNIELGATVKDTILASNILYIIENSSLYSLHVGIYNKLVHLKSLIKDGDRIEIYRNLIIDPKERRRKNIYFLKKSNIHKK
- the smpB gene encoding SsrA-binding protein SmpB, whose translation is MSYKKTSHIKSSKIVINKKAYHNFFIEKVFQSGLVLEGWEVKSLREGKVNISESYIISYMNEMYLYNSLIQPLYMSSSHISCNPIRKRKLLLHKHEIDLLSAKKKNIGYTLISLSLFWKQSWCKLEFGLAKGKTLKDKRVDKKNKEWQKEKLKILKKTNVII
- the tadA gene encoding tRNA adenosine(34) deaminase TadA; amino-acid sequence: MIYRKDKNWMKVALKYAYYAQEKGEVPIGAVLIFQERIIGVGWNSSISENDPTAHAEIMALRAAGKKIKNYRFINSTLYVTLQPCIMCCGAIINSRIKRLVFGAQCNKLDNKCSLKDIFLHSEQDYKLTIKKNIMKNECSDILLKFFQKKRSLML
- the acpS gene encoding holo-ACP synthase, with translation MSIVGVGTDIIEILRIKNIFSYYGDEFAKRILSKIEWNEYIFSKNPIYFLAKKFAGKEAASKALGTGINYGVTFNQLEFYNNQFGKPKLRFLKQSLQKAKEINCKFIHVSISDQKLYAHALVILES